CTATGGGCAGGGTGGTGTTCATGCCACTTTTAGGAGCCACAGTTAGGGAACTGTGGTTCAAAAAATGACCAAACTGTAAGGATGCAACACATAAGAATGATTTTTGTTTGCCTAAATGCAAAATTACTTTGTTAGATAGAGTAGATCCCAACATTACCGATCCTCAGTGCAACCACTGTGTAGTACAAACGTCCAGACTTATAATGGTTGTCTTAAAgtgaaatggaaaaagaaacCTTTTCCTTAATACTCAGCATGGAAACACTGTAAAGCAAGATCGGAAAGCAATACTTCTCACAAGCATGGTTCTGTTGATTATGCATTTATTCGATATGTTTTAATACATAACTTGCATCAAAATGTATTACGTTTACTTGCTGCAATCGTTTAAGTTGCCATATTCCCAGTTTAACTTCCTCGTACAGTCAGTGTAAAGGCTATATTACAAGAGCCATACATTTTAATTCtcccattacattacattacattgcatTACATGAGGAAGTAGAACTTTAAGCTCTTTTTCAAGTTGTTTTTAGTGCTTCGGAGAGAATGAAAATTTAGTAAATTCAAAGTTTACATCAATAAACAAGGTGTTCACAGCACTCAGTCCTTGAACTAGTTCTCCAAATTGATCCCTAAATTACAAGAACCCTACACTggcattttgcatttttattaacGTCAACTTAATTGACACTTACTGTATGATTGGGCTATGCTAAGAAAAATGGGTTGCATTCCAATACTGCTTTTATTATGCCTTTATTGACTTTCCCTTACCATGTCCATTCAGAACAATCCCCATGCCCAACTATCTTATGGGATATCTACTACTTTACTGGCTCGGGTGAAATTTGGTAGACCCCATGGGGGTCTGAAAGATGGAGTCAGCTTCAACATTGACTTCAGGAATAGAAGGCATTGCGTTCTAACTGCTTTTGTGATCAAAACAGTGGAAAAATGTCACTTCTATGCTATGaaaataactttattacataatataaatttttaaaaatcactttgCCACAGTCCAATTTTAGTTGAATATGTAGCCAACTATCTAGCTGACATAACTTCATTTTGATTATTACACTAAGTAGTTAATCAGCACTCTAGCATAGTGGCAAGCTTATAACTTTGCCATTAAATAGTTAAAATGAAAATTACTGTACATAATTCCAAGGAAATTCCTTCAGCTTCATTGTACTTACAAGTGGATACTCATGTAATGTAACTGATATGTACAAACAAAGTCAAGAGGAAGTCAAAAAAACGTGATGAAAACAGTATTGGGATAGAAGAATCCTTGGGATAGAAGTGCATTTAGTTCTTTAAACTCATCATAAGTccaatttcaacatttaaaatagctGAAAACCATGAGTGCTCCTTGTTCCTTATTATATTAgagtgtttattcatttattgccAGAGCTTCATCATGTATTAACTTCAGCAGCATTCCTCAATCATGCTGACACATagttcacaatttttttttgtgtcaacaaaaaacaaagaaaaatatcccatgcaaaaaaaaaacaacacatttgaaCAAATGTTACATTGTATCAACAGTCCAattcaaacaaagaaaaagatgcAAATAACCAATACTAGTATTACACCTTGTtacttagtttaaaaaaaaaaaaaaaagcatgcgcTTACGCAAGTAAAGCCGGTgcattttatttgacttttgctCATAAATGGAATGATATATAGATTAGGAGTGATgagggtttctgtgtgtgtgtatgtgtgtggttggAAATAATTTTGCTTTATACTGCATCGTTCAGTGTTTTCTAAGGACTGACTGACAGTAGCAATTGTCAATGCTCTACATTATGACATTGATCTagaccaggggtgggcaatcttgtccggaaagggccggtgtgggtgcaggttttcattccaaccaagcaggagacacacctgattccacctgcttaatcagttgatcttggctttcaatagattcagatgtggcttctgcttggttggaatgaaaacctgcacccacaccagcccttatccagataagattgcccacccctggtctAGATCAATGGTTAAAAAGAGATGAACTAAATACCAAACCAAAAATGTCTCATATAATTAAGACGTTGCGTCATACAGTGTGATTGGCCCTTTGAGATTCATAATCTTTCAGCTAGATCCACACAGGTCCAGAACAGGTTATAAAACCCACAGAAAGAGTTCAATGCTTTTACTAAATCCAAGCGGAGATATGCATATAACAGAGGGGATTTTTTCTAATGGAAGCTTTGTGTGTAGTGACTGGAAGCACTGTGGGAGACATGTCCCTTCCTCATACGCTCCTTTGACAGTTCTATAGCGTCACAGTGAGGGAGAATCACGAGTTTGAcaggatggacagacagagaggaagaggaggaggctGAGAAAGGCACAACACCACCGTGTTGTTGAGGCACTGGCAGCCATGGGTCTGGAGTCCATTTTATATAAAGGGATCTGTAAGCATTTCTCAAAGGGTTTTCTCAAAAGATTTCTCTAAGGATTCCTCTAATTGTTTCTCCGATGTTTTCTCAAGATATCTCAGTATTTGTGAGAGGATATCAAATATTTCTCAAGTTTTCTAAGATGATTCTATGATTCCATCACAATTAACAAAAGTCAAGAATGTCCTTTACATCTGAACTCCGCCTGTAAAACCCCAAATGATACATTTCCCCCGTTTTTAAGTCTTTCTGTTGACTGTCCAGTAGTCAAAGTGAGACGAGTTTGTTTCTCAGTTACCATCTCGATTACATCTGATCTCCCTCTGCCTCCAACAAACTCTCCTCTCCACTGTATTTCTGCTTTAAACAAGCTCTGCCTTTACTCAGAGGGATGAGTCGAATTGCAGCGCTCCGGATGAGATATGCACATGTGGGTGGAGCCGGTGCAATGACACGACTGACATCGAGCTCAGGTCGCCGCAGCTGCGCAGATGGATGCCCTCTGTCCTCgcagggtcaggatcactgtgACGGATGACAGGGTGCCCCTCGCTGTGAGAATGGTGGTGCCCACGGCGATGGTGGTGGGAACGCTGCTGGTAttgctgccctctgctggcgcCCCAAGAGGCACGCAAGACctacacacattttaatatattcatttgaTTTGGCACAAGTATCACAAATCAAATTATCATAACAAAGTCTCCataatgaacagaaaaacaagaaatattacaattatagacacatttacataaacaagAACACAGAAAAGCTAcaacacatatgtatatatatatatatatatatatatatatatatatatatatatatatatatatatatatatattttttttttttttttctggcaaaGATATAAAGCTTTTAAACTGGCAGATTGTACACCATTGTACATGATCAAATGTGCATATACAGTTAACTGTCACCTTAATTAAAGAAAGGTTTACAATTTTGAGGTCTCTATGTGAAACTGTACTACAtcacagtattattattattattattattattattattattattattattattattattattattatcaccattAAGCCATGTTATGATTTACTTTTCCATTAAATTATACTTCAACATCAGCAAAACAAAGTTGCATGCAGCTCGCTAGTAATTTGGTTAGACACTGCTACGATATTTGTAGCTCACTGTTAATGTATGTTCTTAATATTCCACTTGTCATATCTTCAGACAATTTggagtatttattcatttgctgACTATAGTCTATATATAGTGACTGTATGTGTTACTGGCTAACCTTATGTACGTAAAACGTACTTACATAAACCAATGCTCTAAATCACTATATTTGAGCCTGGCGCAACATACAAGCACACTAAAGAAAATGTTGCAGTTAATGTAGCCTGCTTAGAACTATTGCATTACACTATCCACTGAATCTGTAATGTTCTCACCTGATCGAACGGGAGGCTTCCCTCCCCTCCCACTTTCCTTTTGGGTCTCTGGCCACAGTTCCCAGCATTCTCGGAGGCAGGGGCTAGATTTCGTTTGGACCTCTGTAGTAAGCGCTGCACCAGCACTCTTGTCACCTGCAGAGGAAGAAGATGTATTTCAGTAATCTGAGATATGAGACATGTTTCTGTGCTTTCCTGCTGACTCGTATTTATCAGCAAGGAAAGATTTTAGGCTCAAAAATCTTCTTATGCAGACGCAAAAAATACTTTTTAGGCTATTTTTTCTACCGCAAGACAGACtttaaatatactttatttTCCTGAAAATATTTCTGACTATAGAACAGCTGaatttctgaaaaaaagaaagaaaaatcagcCAATTCTACTACGCATTGTGTAACACTTATTTCGCTTTAATAGAAcattattcattttctataactttTTTATGAAGCGTAGATATGTGTACAGGACAGTTTTATGTAATCCCATTACAACTTCTTGTTGTGCTTGAAATCTAAATAAAAGAGCTTGaaatctaaataaaacaaaagagcatGCCATGGGCTGCACATCACTATCCATTAGCCTACAGGGAGGGTTCTGTTGATGGgcatgagcttccatgctgcagAATCAACTCTTTCAGCATAAACAGCATTTGGGGAATTGGTACATCCTTAAATAGTGTAATAGgatacacagatttattatttttgcacatttattgcaaTGATTTACTTATCTGGAAATATCATTTGGAAATGGAATGTGTATGGTTTTTAACTGAAGTGCGACTCGATACATTCTGTTTATCGGCAATGAATTaaataacctaaaaaaaaaggggatgTCCTGAATCGGCTTTTTGCTTTAACTTTGGACAAGATGACTAGTTGACTACTTTTTTGAAATACTGGCCGactagtaaaaataaatagtcaTGCAATACCAACTATCAACATctatcaaaacaaaacaaaaagccttcaagaagaagaatgaaattTTGTTAATACTAAAcagctaaataataaaaatggatgAATATTATACATAATCAACACAATGTGGTCTGAGTACTCTGAAAAACTGACCTTGAGGTCTCCCAAAGATCGAGTGCAGCCTTTGTGGACACGCAGAGAGCTGGTCAGCGGCTGTTTGGAAGGTAGCTGCTCTGTGGTAACTTTCAGGCTTCCCTTCCTTGGCAGCGTACCAGTGGACACCAGAGGAGATCGCTGTCGCAGCAGACAAGCTGACGATCTGCCtgtagcaaaagaaaaaaactttttttgtgccaggttaaataataaatactctATTTTCTGCATTATAAATCACATATTTTAGTCCTCTGCTtccacacaaacatacagtatatggtaCAATTTTGCATTCGTTGCGTTTACCTTATGTTCTTATGTTCTGCGGCCATTTGGTAGTTTTATTCGTAGTACATGAAGTGAAATTATGCACATCAATAATGATCACATCAGGAATAATTGATGCCGGTCAAGTTgaacacattaataaataataagtcttTCATATTAATCTTAAGCTAGAACTATTTGACCTATCATACCATTGTGGGGAGTTCCACTTTCCTCAAACTAGcaataatatagtatattaagAGTGAGGAATATCATCACCAGAGTGACTTTTTCCTCAAAGCAAAAATTTTAAAAGGCTTTTCTACTTATTGATTTACAGACGTGTCATTGTAACTCATtgtaaaatggtctgcacttatatagcgccttttaaccttagcggttctacaaagcgctttacactgtttctcattcacccattcactcacacatatgcaaggtgctagcttgacttagggttcagtgtccAGTACATGTGGGAGGGCCCGGGgatcaaacctccaaccctgtgattagtggacaacccactctaccacctgagccacagccacccatttcattttaacatttttcatcATGATCTCTTACCTGTTTCTGATGAGGTGTGGGAGCCACCCTCACCCACTCCTTTGCTGCCTATTGAGACAGTAAAATCACCTGTGAAAGGCACACCACTGAGAATGTGAATATGGAATAAATCAAAGATCTTTTACCACATcttgacacctgaccatcacacccatttgtgCTTTTTGTACATCTCATTCCATTTTTAGTCCCCCATTTGCTGTTATGATAACCTcccctcttctggaaaggctttccactagattttgaagcgTGGCTGTGCCAATTTGTGTCCaatcagccacaagaacattagtgaggtcaggcactgacgtCTGATGTCCATTGAGGAGGCCTGATGTGCTGTTGGTATTCCAATTTATCCCGAATGTAttcactggggttgaggtcagggctctgtgcagtccacttgagttcttcctcttcaaccttggcaaaccatgtcttcatagacctcactttgtacacaggggcattgtcatgctagaacatgtttgggcctcttagtttcaATGATGgcaaattgtaatgttacagcatacaaagacattctagacaattctgtgcttccaacagtgtcaacagtttggggaagaaccacatatgggtgtgatggtcaggtgtccacaaacttttggtcataaaGTGTAGCATTATTGTCACGTTTTCCTCTCATAATATAAAGCTGCAGTGGTGTTCTGTCATACTCTTTCCTAATTTACGATTGCGTGTGTTTAAGGTCTGtttcttattttcttactttggttctgtatataaataatataaactgaTTTGGGTTTCTTAGAATTTTGATAAAGATTTGGTTTTTGTTAACCTTTTCCCAGTTGTGCTACACTTGGTCCCGAGTTGTTCCATGACACATATGCAGAGCTAAAATAAAATGgccccacatgcacacacaaactttcACGAGTATAAATAAAGTAGCACTCACACACCTGTCTCAGTGGAGGAGCTCAGTCCCGGTTCACTGTGTGACCTCACCAAGGGGAGGAGGGATTCACTGTCCCTACTGTCTCGGCCACATCGCCAATGGACACAAGGGACTGGGTGGAGCCCGGGAGCCACGCTGCATTGGTGATCTCGAGTAACACCTGAGGTGGGCAAAGCTCGCGGATTGGTTGCATCAGAGGAAGAGCCTCGTCGAGATGAAGCACATGGACACACCAGGATTTCTGGAACTGAGGAGCGTGTAGAAGCAGCACCACCTAGCATCTCTAACTGAGAACAACTATAGGCAAGCAGGGCCTGGCGTCGCATTACTGGAGACCTAGACATGGGATAGGAGAATTGTATTCCATTTTATCTGTACAGTGCTTTTAACCATAGATAgtatcacaaagcagctttacagaaatttggatgattcctaatgagcaagccagaggcaacagtgacAAAGGAAAAACTcactgagaagaaaaaagacaaatgaagGATTCAAAGAAACCTTGCTGAAACATTTCCTGTACTATTTTTGATTAATAGTCATTTTAATGGTAGTAGATTTCCAGAAGTGTTTGCTGCCATTGTTAAATTTAGttaattaatatgtaatatgttcaGTAGTGTAGCTTCATTAGTCAGTAGCCATGGCTAAAAGAATTTAGTGTTAGACACATCATGATTTTATGTTAAAAGGTTCTGTAGCAATACACAAATATTCACAGTGTGATCCAAAAATGTGACTAGACAAATATGGTGGTACTAAAGATAGCAGTGCCTTACAGAGATACAGATTTAGTTACACATAGCCCATGAGAAATGTACAGACAATCATGCAACCATTTTTTATCTATGGAGGCCTAAGGAAACCCTTCACCTGGTCACAtttcttttgctattttctaCTAGATATATTTTAGAAACCTACATGCTTTTCTGAACTGaattatgtttctcttttgtatgtattttaacCCGTAGTAAAGttacagcattttaaaatctggttaggTGAAAAATGAGAACAGAGTCCAGTCCAATTCCGCTTAAAGACATCCTGCCTACCTCTACATTTCTAACCTAATTTAATTATGCGTTTTTTGTTAAAGGAAAACCTTAAAAAAGAAGTTTATAATGGCGAATAAGTTatcactttgattatcagcattATCCAAATAAGGCTCTGTTAcctcatcacctgaggtaaaaaaTAACTCGTGGCATTTATACACAGgcctcatcatcatctcttcaATCAATCAACTAAACTTTGTCTGCACTAACATACTGTAAGTTGGGAAATAATCGCTGATTAATTTGCTGATTAACTGTTCTGTTGGCTAAAGTTCTCGTTATCAATATATCTCTTTAAGGTCAATATTTTAAACTTGTTGCATTtattaaactggctccttacccaACATGATTTTTGCAGGCAGATGCCAAGATAAGGTTAAAAAGTAGcctaataaaaacatttccaaatatatgtacattttcttaaagtagagatgtcaaaatatttatttgcagaaaACATCCATTTTAGCCAAAAcctaatttttcatttttggtcACCTGACAAAAACATTACTGTGATAAGATCAATAGAggaatgataaaatattatcaCCAGTACATCCTTACCTAAAGGTGGAGGTGTTATAGGTGCTGGGAGAGGAGCAGGAGTTGGACCTTTCACCTCTAAAGCAGCAGCGAGCCCCGGGTGGTTGTGGGATGTTGTAGTCAATGCCCTCCCCTCCCTCACTGACCCCTCTCCCCCGTGCCCGCACTGCAAACGCCACCTCCAACACACACGAGTCCTCTGATGGAGAACTATCATCTGGAATATCTACAATCTCAGACATCAGCAGAGAGCcactgtcacatgacactgaaggagagacagacagaaagagagagagagagagagagagagagagagagagagagagagagagagagagagagagaaagacagtgagtgagagagagagaggaagggaatGTACATACAAACTATACAATACATAGTGGCATTGCCTAGATAGAATGAAGATAAAATTGAGCACCTTCCCCACTGAAAGCCACAGAGGTTCCTCTCTCGGCAGAAGGCTCGCCAGCGGGAGTTGgctacagacagacagtgtcATAGGCTTAATCTCATGCAACTATATAAAGAAAGTAAATGGATCATACCATCACATATCAACAAAATTGAGCTAGATATTCCCTTGCATGCACTTACCAGGCTGGGGTCCCTTTGCCCAATCACTGCTTCATATGGAGGAGGACAGTCTGTAGGGTAGAGCGGCACAGGACTCTCCATTGAGCCATTATATGTGATACTGCAGAtacacagaaacatgcacaaaTTTGTAAAACAGGAAGCAGGTGTTGAGGTTTTGATCAACATGGTCTTGGAGCTTAAGCCAGACCAGTTCAattaaatttgatttgtatagcgcctTTAAGATTgtatattgtcacaaagcagctttgcagaaatccagatataaaAAACTTCATGTtttccctaatgagcaaaccaaAACTGATAGTGGCAAGGGTTAAAAATCccaagaggaagaaacctgagAGAAGACTCAAActggaacccatcctcatctgggtgacactgtatagtgtgattataaatcattccaCATTTATAATGGTATACTCGTCATGTAAATGGTGGttgaggacagatgcaagtgcagttaagagctttactGAAGAGAGGTAGGCATGCAAATCCAAATCAAAAGGCAAAACCGTAGTCATAAACAAGCAAGGGGTCAGGAGATCGGCAAACAACATGAACTAGAGAAAGACAAGAATCGAGAAACACGAGGCTGGAAACGAGATCAGAACACATGAAACAAAAGAACGTGGATTAACGGCTTAGTACCTAACGGATACGCAAACAATACTTCGCTCCGAACAAggacacacaaggggtttaaataccaaacGCAATCAAAGGTTaaacataaacagctgtgaTTAATGATAACACGTGAGGGAGACATCCAATACCATACAAGagcagagacaggacataaagcacaacaaaacacacgtgtcaaaagtaaacaaatcaaTATCATAGGAAACCTGGAAGCGCACACTGACACACTTCAGGCTGTTAATGCACGTTGAGTTCAGCATGAGGGGGATAACGTGACAATACTAGAAAGTCAAGCAGTGCGAAGCATGTTAAAAGGATCCCGAGTATGAACATCATTATACTTTTAACTGGTCAATTTAGTTTGATAAATTTACAGGACCAGACCAAAAAATCGTTCTCCACCAGCAAAACTAGTCCTACTACAGCAATCTTGTACAACAGCGCTGATGaaatctcaaatctgattggtcagaagatgatGATTAATTAACAACTCCTTTGCTATGTCTGTAACAGTGATAGGTCAATGCAATGTAATGACAATGAGGTTAATATTAACCGTTAATTCTCAGGAACTCCACACAGTTTAAACCTAATACTAAACGGTttcaaaaatgtgttgttatttaacaaaatgcaTAATCGTTCATGACATTGTGAAGATTTCTgcaaagagatgtttattttaacatttatggaagttgTCTCAGGTTTcactgctttgtaacagtcagtttgTTTTCCACCATGAGAGATTTGTTTTTCCAGTAACAGGACATGCtgcattttttattaacttcaactgagacaaaaagagagagtgatgagGGAATGgctatttatgaatatttttagACATTGGGAGGAAACTCATGCAGTGAACATGCAGAAGACATGGAaagctccacacagacagtaacccaagctcaggattgaaccagagaCCCTGGTGCTGTTaagcagcaatgctacccactatGCCATTAGGCATACAAGGCTAGTAGCAATTATCTCATAAACAACAAATATATTGCCATATATGTCATAGTGTCCAGCTCTacatttagaataaaaaataatcaaagcaTGCTTCTACTATTTTACAAATAGCCGTTATTAATAAGTAGAGAGGTACCGAGAAGAAATTGTGGTGTGATATTGTTGGCCATTGCATTGAAACCCATAAAATGCTTCAGTAtgcagtgcgtgtgtgtgtgtgtgtgtgtgtgtgtgtgtgtgtgtgggtgtgttttgcTCACCTCTGAGCATCAGTCTCAGAGCTGCAGGTGTATTCGGGGGGGTAGTAAGGAGGCGGAGGGATGGGTGGGACAAACTCTTCAAAGTCCATCATATTAGTGAGAAAGGCATCCTGAggcgtggtgcattctgggttAACCGAGCGTGTTCGGTGAGGAGCCAGCTACAGAGACACAGTAGAGGCGAGGACACAGCAAAGTTTTCTTGGTCAACCAAAGTGCACTGTCACAGGGAAGTCAGTCtgagtgttttgtatgtgtaGAAGCAGGTATGTgcattaaagtgaaaaaagacaTTTTGGCGTTCATCATAATACACACTGGTGtgtagttgttttgtttgtagcaAAATGTCCATGTAAATGCTGCCTCATACTCACCAGATGAAGCAAGTCCAGAGAAAAAATATGGATGCTACAGGTGACCGTTGACAAAGTGCAAATGATGGTAGAGAGTATGCTAAGCCCACAGGCACTAAACAGCaggtcctacacacacacacacacacacacacacacacacacacatccaagaAAGAGGATGGACTCAAAATACGTAATAACCAATACACAGGCATTCTCTTGGGTAAAAGATAAGACCTGTTCATCCAGAGGCTTTTCATGATAAAGATCATTATTAAAATGCATAGTGGTGGCTCATCTATAGTGGCAGGTGGAACAGAGccattcaacaaatgttaatctgttaacaaatattaaaatgttcatcttAAAGTCatcattcacaactccatacattttgAATTCTGTTGAAATACTAATGACCTCTTTTGAGTGACTAATGATTTAATTACAGTTATAAGCTGATGTTCTATTGATTTGGTCTAGATATTTTGCAATCGTGGGGTGTCAGGCTCACTACCCTATTCAGATCCATAGAGTGATGACTGCATCTAATAGTCGAAATAGGAACTGCTACAAGCGCTAATAGATGCCTACTGGGACAGAAATTATGATTCCCCATGCTTTGGGAGGAGCAGAGGACAGATCAGTTAAtaacagggttgccagggttACGTTATTTATTCTAAATTGAGCAAGTTAAAACCACTCAACCTTctcaagatcttgttttatagcaaataatcagaaataaatctaatatttttatGCAAACAAAGGCAAGGTGTATGTGCAGACAGTTTGTCTATGAtgtacaaaaccatttctattgtaagatacTGCAAAGATTGGGAGAAGGAAAGAGTGATTATGGAGGGTGTAATGTCTGTACATTAGAAATGCATGTGCACAATGGTGACCTTGTTTCTCACACACAGCTGAGAATAGGAAGAAATTTGTGTATCCCTTTTTCATATCccaatttggggggggggggggctagtTTCAGGTTTGTTATGTGGGTTTTGAGTGTAGTTGagctggaaattttgctgaccTGGCAACCCCGGTTAATGATATTATCTCTTCTTTGTGCGCCTTGTTTGTGACGGAAAACACAGGAACACCACTTTTGAATATAATTATAGGTAACTTACTgcaattacttatttatttatctcttaTCATTCTTTTTCAGTCTCACGTATTATTATCATTCTAAATGTAACATCTGGAACTGAATGTACAGCATGTGCTTTTTTCAGACATCTCCTTGGGACCTGCTGTGTCCTGACTTGCAGGCTCCGAGCCCTCCCCTGCTC
This Ictalurus furcatus strain D&B chromosome 1, Billie_1.0, whole genome shotgun sequence DNA region includes the following protein-coding sequences:
- the fam189b gene encoding protein ENTREP3; this translates as MPSPSDTSSAASLSGSRAFTGSRRGTSGRARASARVLLYLGLCHLALGAMVLAFSFTSLAFSASARVRQSCPFWAGFFVVASGIVGVISWRRPFTLVVSLFMLLSAVCVILSLAGSMLSCQNAQMVKSYLTCQVEHGLCVCCDPKQTCSLMEDETLVLYLHADCHSVRHQLKDLLFSACGLSILSTIICTLSTVTCSIHIFSLDLLHLLAPHRTRSVNPECTTPQDAFLTNMMDFEEFVPPIPPPPYYPPEYTCSSETDAQSITYNGSMESPVPLYPTDCPPPYEAVIGQRDPSLPTPAGEPSAERGTSVAFSGEVSCDSGSLLMSEIVDIPDDSSPSEDSCVLEVAFAVRARGRGVSEGGEGIDYNIPQPPGARCCFRGERSNSCSSPSTYNTSTFRSPVMRRQALLAYSCSQLEMLGGAASTRSSVPEILVCPCASSRRGSSSDATNPRALPTSGVTRDHQCSVAPGLHPVPCVHWRCGRDSRDSESLLPLVRSHSEPGLSSSTETGDFTVSIGSKGVGEGGSHTSSETGRSSACLLRQRSPLVSTGTLPRKGSLKVTTEQLPSKQPLTSSLRVHKGCTRSLGDLKVTRVLVQRLLQRSKRNLAPASENAGNCGQRPKRKVGGEGSLPFDQVLRASWGASRGQQYQQRSHHHRRGHHHSHSEGHPVIRHSDPDPARTEGIHLRSCGDLSSMSVVSLHRLHPHVHISSGALQFDSSL